The following proteins are encoded in a genomic region of Liolophura sinensis isolate JHLJ2023 chromosome 7, CUHK_Ljap_v2, whole genome shotgun sequence:
- the LOC135469679 gene encoding arrestin domain-containing protein 3-like, whose translation MGKLNHFLIFLNNPQAVYFCGQVIEGYVSVDLKEPMKMRGLRLLFEGRANVHWTEEHTTGTGEDQSTETCDYSAKESYFSQILVLYGKAQGAGGDNPVHPAGQHAYPFRLQLPYGIPSSFETTVGQVRYTISGVIDKPWKFDHKTKAAFTVINLLDLNREPLALSVPQGQNSKTLCCLCCKSGPIEAVCRLERMGYVPGEAIVINAEITNGSSRKMSCSYAELSQVISFHASSKTKSSTTVIARVNHSEIAPGGSDVWSGDRLHIPPIPPSRLDGCNIIDITYILKFCVDPSGPAFDLQIPLNILIGSIPHQKVVERHANFGPPGGASGFAPTMNPSSPAMPPAPGATPSAPVLPPNMPPPSYAECVSGKVTIRDEEDNEYTGGNLEYTPRYTYYNWEDSSNQNPKWSPPFIVDRPT comes from the exons ATGGGAAAGCTGAACCACTTCTTGATTTTCCTGAACAACCCTCAGGCGGTATATTTTTGTGGACAGGTGATAGAGGGCTACGTTAGCGTTGACCTCAAGGAGCCCATGAAGATGAGAG GTCTTAGGTTACTATTCGAAGGAAGGGCTAATGTCCACTGGACAGAAGAACATACCACAGGCACCGGCGAGGACCAAAGTACAGAGACATGCGATTACTCAGCCAAGGAGAGCTACTTCAGTCAGATCTTGGTGTTGTATGGAAAAG ctcAAGGGGCTGGTGGGGATAACCCTGTTCACCCTGCTGGCCAGCACGCATACCCCTTCAGGTTACAGCTTCCGTATGGTATCCCTTCATCGTTCGAGACAACAGTGGGGCAGGTGCGATACACCATCAGTGGAGTCATTGATAAACCCTGGAAGTTTGACCACAAAACCAAAGCTGCCTTCACAGTTATCAAcctgctggatttgaaccgagAACCCTTGGCTTTG TCAGTGCCCCAGGGGCAAAACTCTAAGACGCTGTGTTGTCTCTGCTGTAAGTCTGGTCCCATTGAAGCTGTCTGCCGTCTGGAGAGAATGGGCTATGTCCCAGGGGAAGCCATTGTCATCAATGCTGAAATCACCAACGGGTCAAGTCGCAAAATGTCCTGTTCGTATGCTGAGCTATCACAG GTCATCTCTTTCCACGCGAGCTCAAAGACCAAATCTTCCACTACAGTGATAGCCAGGGTGAACCACAGTGAGATCGCCCCAGGGGGATCTGATGTGTGGTCCGGGGACAGGCTCCATATACCACCCATCCCCCCATCCAGGCTGGACGGCTGTAATATCATCGATATAACCTATATACTGAAG ttttgtgtCGATCCTTCTGGGCCAGCCTTTGACCTCCAGATCCCTCTTAACATTCTGATTGGCTCAATTCCTCACCAAAAAGTTGTGGAGAGACACGCTAACTTTGGACCACCAGGTGGAGCCTCGGGATTTGCCCCGACCATGAATCCCTCATCACCTGCCATGCCTCCAGCACCAGGGGCAACTCCGTCAGCACCGGTGTTACCGCCAAACATGC CCCCGCCATCTTATGCTGAGTGTGTGTCTGGCAAGGTGACCATTCGTGATGAGGAAGACAATGAGTACACAGGTGGAAACCTGGAGTACACTCCCAGATATACCTACTACAACTGGGAGGACAGCAGCAACCAAAACCCAAAGTGGTCCCCACCATTTATAGTGGACAGACCAACATGA